Within the Macaca nemestrina isolate mMacNem1 chromosome 5, mMacNem.hap1, whole genome shotgun sequence genome, the region TGTCAGCCAGTGTCAGTCAATGTCAGCCAGTGTGTCAGTCAGCCAGTGTCAGTCAGTGTCAGCCAGTGTCAGTCAGCCAGTGTCAGTCAGTGTCAGTCAGTGTCAGTCAGCCAGTGTCAGTCAGCCAGTGTGTCAGCCAGTGTCAGTGTCAGTCAGTGTCAGTCAGCCAGTGTCAGTCAGCCAGTGTGTCAGCCGGTGTCAGCCAGTGTCAGCCACCCAGTGTTTCAGTCAGCCAGTGTCAGTCAGCCAATGTGAGTCAGTGTCAGTTGGCCAATCATTGTGTCTGTCAGCTAGTTGGTCAATCAGTGTTCATCCATTAGTCTGTCAGTGTCAGTCTGTCAATCAGTGTCAGTCAGTCATTGTCAGTCACTTGGTCAGTCAGACAGTGTCAATGAATCAGTGTTAGCCAGCCAGCCCATCACTGTCAGTCAGTCCATGTCAGCCAGCCAGTTAATAAGCACAGTGTTCAGGTGGTTTCTGAGCACTGGGCCTGTTTGCCTTTCTGTTTATTTAACCAGCACCTTTCCTGTTTCTGGGCATTTGAATAGGTGTGTGTCATCCCTCCGTGAGGACAGAGAACTGTCCCCAGGAACTCAGGACAAATTAATTACCCAGCTGGGTAATTAAAGGACCAAGGTCACCTTCTGACTCTGCAGAGCCTCTTCCTCCCCGACAGGGGTTTTTGGTGGTGTGCCACAGCAGGGCTCCTCTGGCCACAGTCCCAGCATTGGCGAGATTAACATGATGATACCTCTGGCTCTGTGGCAGCGGCCCTTCCACCTTCCTCCCACAGGAGACCGTGTTGTCTATGGATGGGCGGACACAAGGGTTTTCCTAACAGAGCCGCCGCTTTCTCACATAGGACCAGGGTAGAGGGTGGAGGAGGGCAGGGCCATGCCGAGCCTTGGTGTGGTACCCAGGTTTGCACATTGCTGTGGGCATCTGCGTTGTTTGCCTAAACAGTGTCCCCCCTTCTCTGAGGGCACTGCTtatctccctctccccagcccccaccaaCCACATGGGTTCAGAGATGAGGTGAGGAGCCAGAGGTGGGCCTGAGATCCAGGCTGGACCAATTGTAGTACTTCCTCATCCCACAGTGATTGGTCCAGGGATGGGCACGTGACCCAAGCCAGGCCAACCAGAATCCTTCCCCAGGATCTTTCTGAGGCAGTCTCCTCAAGTCCTTTAGTTGGAAAGATGTGTGCTTAAGCCGGCCACGAGAATGGCTCTCAATGTGCAGGAAAAACCTTGGAAGGAGAGAATAAACAGAAGGTAACAGGTGCAGAAAGAAACAGACAAGAGTCTTGACAGGGTTTTGAGGTCCTAATTCCAGTCAACTCCACAGCTGCCTTCTACCCCTGGCCTCCTGCCATTTGGTTTTGTGAACCACACTTGTAGCCAAGAACCTTGGCTAATACAAACTAGTATAATTCTAGAGCTACCCCGACAGACATCTCTCACTCATTTGGAAGTGGACAACCCAGAGTGTGATTTACCCAAGCCCCTTGACTTCTCCCCTTCCAGGGAAAGCCAAGGGAGCCCCACTTAGTCCTcaggtggctgcagtgagcaaacCCTCAGGTAGAGGCTGGGGGACCAGCACGTGCTCCAATGCCATGGCCTTTTCTAGCAGTGAAGCACATGCATCTTGGCCTCTGACTTCTTTCAGTCAATGTTTTGTTCTGAACACACTCTCAGCACTGAGAATgttctctttcttgtcttttaGGTAACTCCATGCAGGGCTAGATTCCTGGGTATGTGACCTGTGCTGTCGCACAGGGCCCTATGCTTAGAAGGAACCCGTGTTTGGTTTCATGCTCTGCCAACATCTTGAAATTGTTATACATTTTTGAATAGGGAACCTTGCAGTTTGATTTTGCTTAGAGTCCCACAGATTATGCCACTGGTCCCGGCTCTGTGACATCCCTCTTGGTAGGATCTGTGATTCCAAGGAATTGCTCCAGTTTCTAGAACTCCTCTCCCGATCACCCTATCTTGTGTCTTCTTTACCTTAATGCCTCCCCGCCCCCATCCCTGACTTCTATGGTCTTCTCCCCACCACACCCCATAGGTGGACTTTTTCCCCCAGAAGCCCACAGCCTCTGTGGCCTCATCTGAGCTGTGTCCATGCCAGCCACAGCTGGGGCATGGCTCCTCAGCTGAGCTCCATGTCAAACCAAAGCTGGATCCATTTTATTTGGAAGAATGCCAATTAGAGTGGCTTGTCTTGCTTCCACCCCTCAACCCCCGACATTCTGCAGTTCTGCCCCAAACCCCCTTCCAGAGGCCTCTGGAAAGGCTGCCCCAAGGCAAACCCAGGACGGCAACGGCCTCTGGTTTGATCAGTCGAGGAGAGCTCTGCTGCAGGTTTAAACAAGAAGAGCGACTTCTATGAGTCAACTTCATAGTTCTGTAACGAGGATTTTAGAAGTCTAGGAAATGGGCAAGCAGCCTGTGTCCTTGGGAACTGCCTGCTGCACATCCAGCAAAGGGAGGTCCTTGCCATGGCCTTACTGCTTCTCCTGGAAAAGGTGGATTTGAGCCCCTCACATCCCCCCAGGTGGAGCAACACGGAACTGCAGCTGCTGAGACCGGCCACAACCTCAGTCTTCTTcacacccacttttttttttgagacagtctcgctctgtcatccaggctggagtgcagtggcacaatctcagttcactgcaacctccgcctcctgggttcaagtgattctcctgtttcagcctcccgagtagctgggattacaggcatgccccaccacgcccagctaatttttgtatttttagtagagacagggtctcaccatggtgaccaggctggtctcgaactcctgacctcatgaagcccgccaaagtgctggaattacagacatgagccattgggCCCAGTCTACACCCACAATTTTTAACAGAACAGACCAATCTGGGGGAAAGTCAGCAGGAGAAACTAATAGACAATTTGACAATAAAGAATCCAGGTGTggtaaaaatgatttatttttgaaGCACAGTAACAGCTATGCAACTGGGAACATTTCATTTACCTGTCCCATCTAAGTTTTTGTGTCACAAAGACATATACTAAGACTTCGGAAAAATTCCAAAGGGGATTACACTTGAAATGTGctgtgttttcacttttttttcttttttgtacttgtCTTATTCACAGTGAACCAAATAAAATAGCTTTACAGCTTACTAAAACTCAAACTTGTTCTCAAAGGAAGCAGTTTAAACATTTTAACTGAAAAATCAGCAACACATCGATTCTACATCAGGAAACCGAACCAGTGGACAAAAAGTAGCTCTAATAGAAAGCGTGTCTTgtcaaaaggttaaaaataaaaataaaggcccagtgcagtggctcatgcctgtaatcccaacattttgagtctctacaaaaaacagaaaatattagctggacgtggtggcgcaactgtagtcccagctactcaggaggctgaggcacaaggactgcttaagcctgggaagtcaaatctgcagtgagccctgactgcactactgcactccagcctgggtggcagatgACAGAGTGGAACCCTGCCtctcccccgccaaaaaaaaaacccacacacatcATGAGGAAAATCCAACTTATTTACAAAGAGTGGGCCATCTTCAGGACTGAGATCCCAATATGATACAGTAAAACTGTGGGTGCACCGTCCTCTTTGGAAAAAGGGGATGAGGAACAGGTCTGTCTCAATCCATGCTAAGAATCTGGTTTTAAAAGATCAAAGGAGTCTCAAAGAAAAACCTAACATCACTGTATGCCACAGGGGTGTCATTTACCATGAATGAAAGGGCTGGGAACGCACTCTCCCTGAGGTGCCCCCCAGGCCTGCCAacctctcatgaaatctggtagTAAACTGTCAAGAGATCCCTCTGAACCAGCAGGCTGCAGGAAGTTTGTGGGGTTGAGGGCTGGTCTTCTCCTGGGAAGTACCTCCTGCTTTCCCCAAACTGCCAAGCTACCAAGCCCTCTAATGAACAAATAAACCATAGCCTGGAGGGCTGGCAAGGTAACCAGAATGGGTGGATGCTGCCAGGAGAGGCCAGGGTCCCCTGAGGATTCGGGGGTCGGCACTCTGGCAGCACCATCTCACTTCTTAGCCATTGCAAATGGGTAGGCCCTTTCTCTTCAAACCCAGAGCAGTAGCTGGCTGAAAGAAACGGCACCAGGAGGATGGCAATAAACTCTGACTGAGCGCATGTCAGCTTTCTGCTGACCCACCTGTAGATTTCAGAGCAAAAGTCCTGACTCACCCAGTCCCAGTTTAACTGTGAAGTGTGGCTCTCGTGCttacagtcccagttactcaggaggctgaggcaggaggatcgcttgagtccaggagtttgaatcttcagtgagctatgatcacaccactatactccagacagagtgacagagtgagactctgtcttttttttttttttaagatggagtcccgctctgccacccaggctggagtgcagtggcatgatctcaactcactgcaacctccacctcctgggttcaagcgattctcctgcctcagcctcctgagtagctgggactacaggtgtgtgccacaatgcctggctaattttttgtattcttagtagagacagggcttcaccatgttggccaggttggtctcaaactccttacctcaagtgatctgcctgcctcagcctcccaaagtgctggcattacaggcgtgagccaccattccgggccgagactctgtcttattacaaaaaaaaaaacacacacacacacacagaagaaagaagaagaagaagtaaaagaAGGCGGCTCAGCTGGTATGGTAGAAGGCCTATTCTGGAAACTGCCATGATGggtggctaaaaaaaaaaaaaaaaaaaaaaaaaaattgaagatactTAACCCTGAGCCAAACggtatgtgtctgtgtggtgtgtgtgagtatgtACATGTGTGAGgctgcatatatgtgtgtgtgtacatttgtgtggtgtggggtatgtgtgtgaaGGGGGGTGAAGGTCCCAGAGGCGGCCCTGGGACAAAGCGCTCCTGCCACTCGTCCCCAGCATGGCACAGCCACACAATTCAGAGCACAGCAGAGCCCACACCTGGAGGCTGGGCTCCCCTTGCAGGTGGGGTTAGCAATAGCCAACATGAAAAATTCCACATAGCAAACCTCCCCTGGCCACCTGACTACATATTTCAAACATTATCTGATGTAATGAAATTCAAGACCATTCACAGTCTTTTTTAAACTTCTGACTACAACCCACATTGAGGTTAGTTACACGGTTGCCAAGAGGGTAGGGACACAGGCTAGGCAACAAGAGTTCAGACTCAGCCTGATTGCACAGGGTGCGCTCTGACCTGTCCCAGTCCGCTGTTTGTGGTGGTGACCCACTAAATTGATTTTGTGACCCACTTGTGGATTCTACTGCAGCTTGGACCTGCAGTCTCCGTGCACATGGAAAATCATTCCCTCCACGGAAGTAGGTGGGCCTCCCCGCAGCAGGCCCCAGCCTCAGTGAGTATCACCAAGTGCCACCAAGCCCCCACAACcctgctgaggaggaggaagcaggctTCCCTAACCATCTTTAAAGAAAAGGGGGCGCCACGGTGGGCCCACTCAGGTCCAGGCTGGCAACCATAGGTCCACCCGTCCAAGACCCAAGGCGAGGCTGGGCCATTCCCTGCAAGGGCGTGGTGGTCCCTTAGGGCTTGCCCAGCGGCGCCCCAGCGCTCTGGGATCTCTGCACCAGGAGGATGAGCCTGGCGAGGTCGGAGAGCGCCGGGAACGCGGCCATCACACGGTCCACCTGGTCGCGCGGGAAGACGCTGTAGAGCGCGATGCGAGCCCGGGCGCGAGCCTCCCCCTCGTCCTCGGCCGCGTACCCTGAAAGTCCCCCAGTGGCGCCGTCGCCCCAGGCCGGCTCCGCCCAGGCGGAGGGCCCAGGGAAGCGGTCGGAGCGGGGTAGACGGGCCCACGGGTCGTCGGGCAGCCTGCGCGAGGAAAGCAAGTCGCCGTGCAGGTCCCTAGGGAGGTGTTCGCCCCGCGGCTGGAGCTGCAGGCCGGGCGGAGGCGGGAGGTCGCCTGGGGAGAACTGGCTCTCCGGgctagggaggctgagcgggCCTGGCACCTGGCAGCCCGCGGAAACCCAGTCGGGCCCTCCCAGTCGGGGCGTGAGGCCACAGGCGTGGCCCGGGGGAGGCGGCCCGAGGGGCCCCGGGTCGTCGCTGAAGGCCAGCCGAGAGAAGCTCCCCTGCAGGGCGACCAGGTCTGGGGACCCCCGCGCCAGCGGAAGGCTGTGCGCAACTGGCTCCCGGGGTGCCGCCCGGGCTCCTGCGGGGCCGCCCGGGGCTCTCGGTGGCAGCTGCTCCTCGGCGCCCGCGCCAGGCCGGGCCCCTGTCTTGGCGCGGAGCTCGTCGGCCACCGCCAGCTGCGCGTGGTGCGGCCTCTCCGGGTGGTAGAACTTGCACTTGATGCCATAGGTGCATTTCTTGCCTGAAAGGGGCGGGGGCAGAGAGGGCGAGGCGTGAGGCCGGGGGCGCGGAGGGGCGGTGCTGCCTGGCGCATCCGGGGAGTGCCAGCCCGCCCGCCTCTCCGTGGAGAGTCCGCCAAGCAGGCCCCCAGGCCGCCGCGGACTCGGAAGACTTAGCGCTCTGGAAACGCCTCAGGATCTGGGCTCGAGACCGAGGTGGGGAGAAGTGCCCAGGAGGCGCGGTAGGCTGGGCACACTCATCCCAGGGTATGCAGAGGAGTGTCGGTCCCAGGTCCCTTTGACCAGGGACTAAGACCAAATCTCTGGATTCAAAGACTTTCAGCCTCCACTTCCCCAGGAACCCTGTGGATAAGGCCAGGCTTAGGGAGTGGGCGGTAGGGAGTGGGCGCTCGGGGCATAGAACTGCCCCTGCAGT harbors:
- the LOC105489003 gene encoding probable ribonuclease ZC3H12D isoform X2 → MEHPSKMEFFQKLGYDREDVLRVLGKLGEGALVNDVLQELIRTGSRPGALEYPAAPRLVPRGSCGALDSAQRGPGTALEEDFGALASSLRPIVIDGSNVAMSHGNKETFSCRGIKLAVDWFRDRGHTYIKVFVPSWRKDPPRADTPIKARAGGAGAAGGAGVHAIPQGARQAPGLLRRPLHREGGLRAGRRHRLQRQLPGPAEREPRVEVVHRAEAAHVLLCQRPARNAPMASSASSTTRRGRTTRSWRWPTSSAPRQGPGLARAPRSSCHREPRAAPQEPGRHPGSQLRTAFRWRGGPQTWSPCRGASLGWPSATTRGPSGRLPRATPVASRPDWEGPTGFPRAARCQARSASLARRASSPQATSRLRPACSSSRGANTSLGTCTATCFPRAGCPTTRGPVYPAPTASLGPPPGRSRPGATAPLGDFQGTRPRTRGRLAPGLASRSTASSRATRWTV
- the LOC105489003 gene encoding probable ribonuclease ZC3H12D isoform X1 yields the protein MEHPSKMEFFQKLGYDREDVLRVLGKLGEGALVNDVLQELIRTGSRPGALEYPAAPRLVPRGSCGALDSAQRGPGTALEEDFGALASSLRPIVIDGSNVAMSHGNKETFSCRGIKLAVDWFRDRGHTYIKVFVPSWRKDPPRADTPIKEQHVLAELERQAVLVYTPSRKVHGKRLVCYDDRYIVKVAYEQDGVIVSNDNYRDLQSENPEWKWFIEQRLLMFSFVNDRFMPPDDPLGRHGPSLSNFLSRKPKPPEPSWQHCPYGKKCTYGIKCKFYHPERPHHAQLAVADELRAKTGARPGAGAEEQLPPRAPGGPAGARAAPREPVAHSLPLARGSPDLVALQGSFSRLAFSDDPGPLGPPPPGHACGLTPRLGGPDWVSAGCQVPGPLSLPSPESQFSPGDLPPPPGLQLQPRGEHLPRDLHGDLLSSRRLPDDPWARLPRSDRFPGPSAWAEPAWGDGATGGLSGYAAEDEGEARARARIALYSVFPRDQVDRVMAAFPALSDLARLILLVQRSQSAGAPLGKP
- the LOC105489003 gene encoding probable ribonuclease ZC3H12D isoform X3 codes for the protein MEIKKPSLAGESSWLWTGSGTEDTPTSKFLFHPGGRTHQELTPLSKHVLAELERQAVLVYTPSRKVHGKRLVCYDDRYIVKVAYEQDGVIVSNDNYRDLQSENPEWKWFIEQRLLMFSFVNDRFMPPDDPLGRHGPSLSNFLSRKPKPPEPSWQHCPYGKKCTYGIKCKFYHPERPHHAQLAVADELRAKTGARPGAGAEEQLPPRAPGGPAGARAAPREPVAHSLPLARGSPDLVALQGSFSRLAFSDDPGPLGPPPPGHACGLTPRLGGPDWVSAGCQVPGPLSLPSPESQFSPGDLPPPPGLQLQPRGEHLPRDLHGDLLSSRRLPDDPWARLPRSDRFPGPSAWAEPAWGDGATGGLSGYAAEDEGEARARARIALYSVFPRDQVDRVMAAFPALSDLARLILLVQRSQSAGAPLGKP